A section of the Virgibacillus sp. NKC19-3 genome encodes:
- the mvk gene encoding mevalonate kinase: MSIQKATTEQTAIGIAHSKLILIGEHAVVHGQPAIAIPFPLVGVESVVEYVPGTIKIDSSFYHGPIELAPESLCGITNCIKETLNYLQLPCQDLLININSSIPHGKGLGSSASVAISVVKSLFAYAREAYTEDELLELANISETYAHGAPSGIDTLTITSGSPVWYERELPIEFINLSEDFHFVVADSGRIGDTRLSVGSVANLLKSAPKRIQAKLDRIGELTHHAKDALEKASKNFLGHMLNEAQKELESLGVSDSGLNRLIDLARQEGALGAKLTGGGNGGCIIALAQNEVHSRQLAEKLKKVGAQAVWPFVLKKKD; encoded by the coding sequence ATGAGTATACAAAAAGCAACCACAGAACAAACAGCTATAGGGATAGCTCATAGTAAATTAATTTTGATTGGGGAGCATGCAGTTGTACACGGACAACCTGCCATTGCTATTCCCTTTCCGTTAGTTGGTGTGGAGTCCGTTGTTGAATATGTGCCAGGGACTATAAAAATCGATAGTTCTTTTTACCACGGGCCAATTGAATTAGCTCCGGAATCGCTGTGTGGTATCACCAATTGTATTAAAGAAACATTGAATTACCTTCAGTTACCATGTCAGGATTTATTAATTAATATAAATTCATCTATACCGCATGGCAAAGGGCTTGGATCTAGTGCTTCCGTAGCGATTTCTGTGGTCAAATCTTTGTTTGCGTATGCACGGGAGGCGTATACGGAAGATGAACTACTCGAGCTTGCCAATATCTCCGAAACTTACGCCCATGGTGCACCAAGCGGTATTGATACACTTACCATAACGTCTGGTTCACCAGTATGGTATGAAAGAGAATTGCCGATTGAATTTATTAATCTGAGTGAGGATTTTCACTTTGTTGTAGCAGATTCCGGCAGAATTGGAGATACCCGACTTTCTGTTGGTTCTGTAGCCAATTTATTAAAGTCTGCACCTAAAAGAATTCAGGCAAAACTGGATCGCATCGGGGAGCTAACCCATCATGCCAAAGATGCATTAGAAAAGGCTAGCAAAAACTTCCTAGGCCATATGTTGAATGAAGCGCAGAAAGAACTGGAATCCCTAGGCGTAAGTGATTCCGGATTAAATCGACTTATTGATCTTGCGCGCCAGGAAGGTGCCTTAGGTGCGAAATTAACAGGCGGCGGTAATGGAGGCTGCATTATTGCACTTGCTCAAAATGAAGTGCACTCACGCCAGCTTGCCGAGAAACTAAAGAAAGTTGGAGCACAGGCTGTGTGGCCTTTTGTACTAAAGAAAAAAGACTAG
- a CDS encoding hydroxymethylglutaryl-CoA reductase, degradative, giving the protein MKTSRIPGFYNMTVDERRKLLQDMHTFTDEETADLFSDASLPADTADKMIENVIGTFSLPLGLGLNFLINGKEYVVPMAVEEPSIVASASYIAKIVREAGGFTTEATDRVMIGQIQVVGSPDIEAAKRALLSEKEALLEDANAAYPSLVARGGGAEDLEVRLLHEGSDSRYGQMLVLHVYVNTCDAMGANIINTMVEALAPTVEDLTKGKVYLRILSNYADKCLARSRCVIPPALLETENFSGEEVRDGVVHAYEFAAMDPYRAVTHNKGIMNGIDPIVIATGNDWRAVEAGAHAYAARNGQYSSMTTWFKDGAGNLVGELELPMSVATVGGSTQVHSMSKMAHSMLDVKSAQELAQVIVSVGLAQNLGALKALVTDGIQKGHMALHSRSVAIAAGASGEMIDIIADQLIEQNEIRVGKAKELVEQNIK; this is encoded by the coding sequence ATGAAAACCTCCAGAATCCCAGGTTTTTATAATATGACTGTTGATGAGCGAAGAAAATTATTGCAAGATATGCATACATTTACGGATGAAGAGACCGCTGATTTATTCTCGGATGCGTCTTTACCGGCAGATACTGCTGATAAAATGATCGAAAATGTAATTGGAACCTTTTCATTACCACTTGGTTTGGGATTGAATTTCCTTATAAATGGGAAAGAATATGTCGTACCAATGGCAGTTGAAGAACCATCTATTGTTGCTTCAGCAAGCTATATTGCCAAAATCGTGCGAGAGGCCGGTGGCTTTACAACTGAGGCTACAGATCGGGTTATGATTGGTCAAATTCAAGTAGTTGGCAGCCCGGACATCGAAGCTGCAAAGCGTGCGCTTCTAAGTGAAAAGGAAGCCTTATTAGAGGATGCGAATGCAGCTTACCCCAGCTTGGTAGCCAGAGGTGGAGGTGCTGAGGACCTGGAGGTACGATTACTCCATGAAGGATCGGATTCCAGATATGGTCAAATGCTTGTTTTACATGTTTACGTTAATACATGTGACGCGATGGGAGCAAATATCATTAATACGATGGTAGAGGCTTTAGCCCCTACAGTGGAAGATTTAACGAAAGGGAAAGTTTACCTGCGAATTTTATCCAATTATGCGGATAAATGTTTAGCACGTTCCCGGTGTGTGATCCCCCCTGCATTACTCGAAACAGAAAACTTCTCAGGAGAAGAAGTGCGCGACGGGGTTGTACATGCTTATGAATTTGCAGCAATGGACCCATATCGTGCAGTTACCCATAATAAAGGGATTATGAACGGGATTGATCCAATTGTTATTGCAACAGGAAATGATTGGCGAGCAGTGGAAGCAGGTGCGCATGCCTATGCAGCCAGAAACGGCCAGTACAGTTCCATGACGACCTGGTTCAAAGACGGGGCAGGAAATCTGGTTGGTGAGCTGGAATTACCAATGTCTGTGGCAACGGTAGGTGGATCCACGCAGGTCCATTCCATGTCCAAAATGGCACACAGTATGTTAGATGTGAAGTCCGCTCAAGAATTAGCCCAAGTTATTGTCTCAGTCGGATTAGCACAAAACCTTGGTGCATTAAAGGCGTTAGTAACGGATGGTATTCAAAAAGGCCATATGGCTTTACATTCTCGCTCTGTTGCCATTGCAGCAGGGGCTTCTGGGGAGATGATTGATATTATTGCTGATCAATTAATAGAACAAAACGAAATCCGTGTTGGAAAAGCTAAAGAATTGGTGGAACAAAATATAAAATGA
- the fabI gene encoding enoyl-ACP reductase FabI, with the protein MSSLLEGKNIVVMGVANERSIAWGITKSLHNAGANLIFTNRQERSYQKLTKLLEKKAIEATLIVSCDVASDESIHHAFAEIKEKVGVVHGIVHAVAFANRDELNGEYADTSREGFLLAQEISAYSLVAVTRAAKSLMTEGGSIVTQTYLGAERVIKNYNVMGVAKASLEASVRYLAEDVGKYGIRVNAVSAGPIRTLSAKGVSGFNEKAGIIEEKAPLRQNVDQDQVGDATLFFMSELSRGVTGEVMHVDSGYHIIGG; encoded by the coding sequence ATGTCTAGTTTATTAGAAGGAAAAAATATCGTTGTAATGGGAGTCGCGAACGAGCGAAGCATTGCCTGGGGGATAACGAAATCATTACATAACGCAGGAGCAAATTTAATTTTCACCAATAGACAGGAAAGATCCTATCAAAAACTGACCAAGCTTCTTGAAAAAAAAGCGATCGAAGCAACATTAATCGTTTCTTGTGATGTTGCAAGTGATGAAAGTATTCATCATGCTTTTGCTGAAATTAAAGAAAAAGTCGGCGTTGTTCATGGAATTGTACATGCTGTTGCCTTTGCAAACCGCGATGAGCTCAATGGCGAATATGCAGACACATCACGTGAAGGGTTCTTATTAGCACAGGAAATCAGCGCATATTCACTCGTAGCAGTAACAAGAGCTGCCAAATCGTTAATGACAGAAGGCGGCAGCATCGTTACCCAAACCTATCTTGGAGCAGAACGCGTTATCAAAAACTACAATGTCATGGGAGTTGCAAAAGCATCATTGGAAGCTAGTGTAAGATATTTAGCAGAAGATGTTGGAAAGTACGGCATACGCGTAAATGCCGTATCTGCCGGTCCTATACGCACTTTATCCGCCAAGGGTGTATCAGGATTCAATGAGAAGGCAGGAATTATTGAAGAAAAAGCTCCACTACGCCAAAATGTGGACCAAGATCAGGTTGGCGATGCAACGTTATTCTTCATGAGCGAACTTTCCAGAGGTGTAACCGGCGAAGTCATGCACGTTGACTCCGGATACCACATTATTGGCGGATAA
- the mvaD gene encoding diphosphomevalonate decarboxylase, whose product MKATAKAHTNIALIKYWGKRNEPLILPTNSSLSLTLDGFSTTTSVEFRENLANDHVTINDETISGESYRRVSGFLDLIRQTAGEKHLYADVHSINDVPTAAGFASSASGFAALAAAATKAIGLQLSDQELSRITRQGSGSATRSIYGGFAQWQMGGRPDGSDSYAVPIASQDHWDIRVAAVVLSDTRKNVSSRDGMRRTVETSAFYDGWLGSLADDLEQIKEAIMDRDFEKTGKIAEANCLKMHATTLGANPPFTYWTDKTVAVMQTVQAMRAEGIPAFFTIDAGPNVKVLYLPENEKTVEKTLRDIPGAEDVILSKPGRGVSFL is encoded by the coding sequence ATGAAGGCTACTGCGAAAGCACATACAAATATTGCCTTAATTAAGTATTGGGGAAAACGCAACGAACCTCTAATATTACCGACAAACAGTAGTCTTTCTTTGACATTAGATGGGTTTTCTACGACTACAAGCGTCGAATTTCGGGAGAACTTGGCAAATGATCATGTTACCATTAACGATGAGACTATTTCAGGTGAGTCGTATAGACGTGTGAGTGGATTTCTCGATCTGATCCGTCAAACTGCCGGGGAAAAACATTTATATGCAGATGTCCATTCGATAAATGACGTTCCCACTGCAGCTGGATTTGCATCATCGGCATCGGGTTTTGCAGCACTTGCTGCTGCAGCAACAAAAGCGATTGGCTTACAGTTAAGTGATCAGGAGCTATCAAGAATAACCCGCCAAGGCTCAGGTTCCGCCACACGCTCGATTTATGGTGGCTTCGCGCAGTGGCAAATGGGCGGACGTCCAGATGGTTCCGATTCATATGCTGTACCGATTGCTTCGCAGGACCACTGGGATATTCGTGTTGCTGCTGTTGTCCTGTCTGATACGAGGAAAAACGTGTCGAGTCGTGATGGAATGAGGCGAACAGTTGAAACATCTGCCTTTTATGATGGCTGGTTAGGAAGCCTTGCCGATGACCTGGAGCAGATAAAAGAAGCGATCATGGACCGGGATTTTGAAAAGACTGGAAAGATTGCAGAAGCCAACTGCCTGAAAATGCATGCCACGACATTGGGTGCCAATCCTCCTTTCACGTATTGGACAGACAAGACAGTTGCAGTTATGCAAACTGTACAAGCCATGCGAGCGGAAGGAATTCCAGCATTTTTCACCATTGATGCCGGGCCAAATGTGAAGGTCCTTTATTTACCGGAGAATGAAAAAACTGTTGAGAAGACACTCCGTGACATACCTGGTGCCGAAGACGTAATTTTAAGTAAACCAGGTCGGGGAGTAAGCTTTCTATAG